Proteins encoded in a region of the Ptychodera flava strain L36383 chromosome 4, AS_Pfla_20210202, whole genome shotgun sequence genome:
- the LOC139132304 gene encoding uncharacterized protein, producing MGKLTTAQSSVYTLMDKLGPVREVLVQKDDDWEEWGLEQLVENLTKMYGTVRKIVEVYSITLQSLAVDGFSFNVECVNAEKDLLTYLPNPGIPALKKQHRRLSRLHFSEEETTDVSMPVYIILCVADYQRIRTTEPLVLGTHPDKDPGAEFTMLGWTISGRQSGRESQTEKQFFLRSSQEEFEKLCSLDVLGIKDTDIKESAAIHEEFKKQLNRAESGYYETKLPWKEDHVPLPTNKSLCTARLYSTTNRLERIGRLEEYDKIMREQINMGVIEPVPANQTGETVHYVPHQAVIRDKAETTKMRIVYDCSARANMRSPSLNDCLETGPPLQPLLFDIIARNRMRKFCITGDIQKAFLQIRVHEQDRDALRVLWYNNLQDREKHIEDYEQEYPATVHSLLEDTYVDDIQGGGNKEDDVATFKAESTKILSEGGFNLHKWHSNIDHLSAENDKKEEDTYTTRFVGNTSGNETKILGIPWNKEEDTLTISFESCQKSSEPITKRKMLADINSIFDILGWSSPVTITAKLIFRMGLGNSR from the exons ATGGGGAAACTGACTactgcacaaagctcagtctacACTTTGATGGACAAGCTTGGCCCAGTTCGAGAAGTCCTCGTACAGAAGGACGATGATTGGGAAGAGTGGGGTTTGGAACAGCTTGTTGAAAATCTAACGAAA ATGTACGGCACTGTAAGGAAGATTGTTGAGGTGTACAGTATCACATTACAGTCCTTAGCAGTTGATGGTTTCTCATTCAATGTGGAGTGTGTGAATGCTGAGAAAGATCTATTAACCTACCTGCCTAACCCAGGCATTCCTGCATTGAAGAAACAACATAGACGACTCAGTCGGTTACATTTCAGTGAGGAAGAGACAACTGATGTTTCAATGCCAGTTTACATTATCTTATGTGTCGCAGACTACCAGAGGATTCGCACGACAGAACCTCTAGTCCTTGGAACTCACCCAGATAAGGATCCAGGAGCCGAGTTCACGATGCTGGGTTGGACAATTTCTGGACGGCAGTCAGGGAGAGAgagtcagacagagaaacagttCTTTCTGAGATCCAGCCAAGAAGAATTTGAGAAGCTGTGCTCCCTGGATGTTCTTGGAATCAAAGACACAGATATAAAGGAAAGTGCAGCAATTCACGAAGAGTTCAAAAAACAGTTGAATAGGGCAGAGAGTGGATACTATGAAACAAAACTACCTTGGAAGGAAGATCATGTTCCACTTCCTACAAATAAGAGCTTGTGTACAGCTCGACTATACAGCACAACAAATAGACTAGAGAGAATTGGGAGATTAGAAGAGTACGACAAAATCATGAGAGAACAAATCAACATGGGAGTGATTGAGCCTGTACCAGCCAATCAAACGGGGGAGACAGTACATTATGTCCCACATCAAGCCGTCATTCGAGATAAAGCAGAAACAACAAAGATGAGAATAGTATATGACTGCTCAgctagagccaacatgagaagCCCTTCACTCAATGACTGCCTAGAGACAGGGCCACCGCTACAACCACTTTTGTTTGACATCATCGCAAGAAATCGCATGCGAAAGTTTTGCATCACAGGAGATATTCAGAAAGCTTTCCTGCAAATTAGAGTGCACGAACAAGACAGGGATGCCCTGCGAGTTTTGTGGTACAACAATCTACAAGATCGTGAG AAGCACATTGAGGACTATGAACAGGAATATCCAGCAACAGTACACAGCTTGCTGGAAGATACATATGTTGACGATATTCAAGGTGGTGGAAACAAAGAAGATGATGTTGCGACTTTCAAGGCGGAGTCCACCAAAATACTGTCAGAGGGTGGTTTCAATCTTCACAAATGGCATAGCAACATCGATCACCTCAGCGCAGAGAACGACAAGAAGGAAGAAGATACTTACACAACAAGGTTTGTTGGCAACACATCTGGCAACGAGACAAAGATTTTAGGTATTCCATGGAACAAGGAGGAGGACACATTGACAATCAGTTTTGAATCATGCCAGAAGAGCAGTGAACCAATCACAAAAAGGAAGATGTTAGCTGATATCAACAGCATCTTTGACATACTTGGATGGAGTTCTCCAGTTACTATCACTGCGAAATTGATCTTCAGAATGGGATTAGGAAATTCCAGATGA
- the LOC139132305 gene encoding uncharacterized protein — MWFQGPSWLSREGDRPVQPEISESEGVKSEKKSTKKREVMLLLEDATQNDTKAWSQELLSKFKFWKLLRITSYMKRFIDGCKGMRRVGPLTKSEITASEKVWIHITQQTNDMTSDVTLAADEDGILRCHGRVPGYNPIFIPRRSALARRIIEHCHLQTLHGGVATTMSKVREKYWIPKLRSIVKSIRHECSYCAKYRAKVLDAPATSALPTYRTEFTEPFDVTGVDFAGPLMYKSEKHETRKAYIALFTCVSTRAVHLKLCETCL, encoded by the coding sequence ATGTGGTTTCAAGGGCCAAGCTGGCTCTCAAGAGAAGGTGACAGACCAGTTCAACCAGAGATTTCAGAGTCAGAGGGAGTCAAGTCAGAGAAAAAGTCAACGAAGAAAAGAGAAGTGATGCTTCTACTGGAAGATGCAACTCAGAATGACACGAAAGCATGGTCACAAGAGCTTCTGAGCAAGTTCAAATTCTGGAAGCTTCTACGCATAACGTCATATATGAAGCGTTTCATAGATGGCTGTAAGGGGATGAGACGAGTGGGACCACTCACTAAATCAGAGATCACAGCATCAGAGAAGGTATGGATCCACATAACACAGCAAACAAACGACATGACTTCAGATGTCACATTAGCAGCAGATGAAGATGGAATACTGAGGTGTCATGGCAGAGTTCCAGGTTACAACCCTATCTTCATCCCAAGAAGATCTGCCCTGGCAAGACGTATCATTGAGCACTGCCATCTTCAGACATTGCACGGGGGAGTTGCAACAACAATGAGTAAGGTCAGAGAGAAATACTGGATCCCAAAGCTACGATCCATAGTCAAATCTATACGACATGAATGCAGCTACTGTGCGAAGTATCGTGCAAAGGTGTTGGATGCTCCAGCTACATCGGCCTTGCCCACCTACAGAACGGAATTCACTGAGCCATTCGATGTGACAGGTGTGGACTTTGCAGGGCCACTCATGTACAAATCAGAAAAGCATGAGACCAGAAAGGCTTACATTGCCCTCTTCACGTGTGTCAGCACTAGAGCTGTGCATCTCAAGCTTTGCGAGACCTGTCTGTAA